Part of the Planctomicrobium piriforme genome, GCGCCCACCGGCGCGGCTTCATAGGAGACGACCCGATCAGGCAACTGTGGCTGGTAGGCTTCGGACTCGAATGGAATCCGCTGTGGCTCTGGACGTGAGTTCCCCGCCTTGACTGCTTCTCCTTTTACGATCGTCTGCGTGAGACGTTCACCGCCGTCGGATGTCTGGATCTTTGCCGCTCCTTCGATCACCTGCAGTTCGGCATCTCCGACGTCATTCACGCCGACAAAGAAGCGTGTGCCCAGGTCGACGATTTCAGAACGGGGAGTCACCACCTGAAAACCTTCCGCACCCGCGGGGGCATGGACCGAGCAGCCGCCGATCTTGAGGTTCAAACGGTCAGGCGACTCGACCAGGAAGACGGCGGGAGATTGAATGACGGTCTTCGCCCCTTGCGGAAACTGGAGTTCCACCTGACCTTTGATGAGGGCGTATTGCCGTCCAAAAGGAAGTTCGGAATGAACGGCAGGCATCATCTCGCCGAATAGCTCTGCGTTGGCGATTTGCGAGAAGATCGCCTGACGAGCCGGGACTGTCTGTTGTTCGACCACAGCCATTGGAGCAGCCGGGGGCGGGAATATTTTCGGGAGGACAATCGCTGCCAGCAGTAGCAGAGCGGCAAGGCTCGTTCCGGCCAGACGCCAGCCTCGAAGCGGACGACGCGAACGTCGATGCGATCCCGGAACTTCGGATGCCCTAACTGAAACCGGAGCTGGCCCCGCGGACAACGCCGTCAGCCGCTTCAACCCGAGATGCAGTTCGATGTATTCGAAGTAGGCAGCCTGAGCAGTAGGATTGTCGCTCAGGATTGCCTGTAACTGGGCGTGCTGCGCCGGCGTGATCGAATCGTTGAGCAGAGCGTCGATCAGCGAGTTGAATTCCTGGGGAAGGGTTTTGTCAGTCATGGCAGCGACTCCGTGGCCAGCTTGCGTCGAACGCACTCCAGCAACATCCGGCGGATGCGGCCCAGGCGGTTGTAGAGAGTCTGCAGGGCCTGACCGGTGGCGTCCGCGAAGTCCTTGAGCGTGCTGTTGCCGTCATAGGCGACTCGAACGAGATCCTGCTCGGTCGCTTTGAGGGCTTCAAGGCAGCCCTGCAGTATTTTGAGGTTCTCGCCTGACGTCTCCAGTGCTCCGAGGCGGTGGTCGGAAAGCTGTGTGACGAGCGAGGAGTCGAAGCGCAGCCGATCGCGATGGGCGGAACGGAGAAAATTGCGGACTTCGTTCAGTGCCACTCCGCAGGCCCAGGCCAGAAAATTTCGCTCGACATCGAACTCCGAAAACTTCCGCCACAGCAGCAGGCTGCAACGCTGGAAGACGTCTTCCGCATCGGCATGGTTGGGGAGGAGCGAAAAGATATAGGCAAACAGCCGTTCCCGGTTCTGCGAGAACAGTCGCAGAAACTCTTCGTATTGACGGTCAATCGAGGGGGCGGGATCCACCAGCAGCAGTTCCAGATCACACGAAAATGGCATTTCGAACCGACTCTGCCAAGTATCGTTCGCTACTGATGCGACTTACCTCTATTTTCTGGAAAAAGAGTGTCGCGGGTTGCGGATTTGTGGTGGATCTCTTTTGCATATCATGAGTTGGGAGACAAAGGGATGAGGGGACAGGGGAAGGTGAGACTTCCAAACTGTCTCCTGCTCCCTACTCCCTCTCCGCAGGCGGTTCTTCGCCTGACTGGATTTGCAGCTCGCGACGTTCGGCGGCCGGCATGCCCACGACCGGCAGTGTGGGGCCGTTGCCTGGGACGGCACCGGCGACTTCTGTGAGCGGAGTGGCGTCGTCCCGCAGTCGCAGCAGGAAGTAGATCAGCGTGATCGATGTCCAGAAGAAACTGAAGATGAACGCGATGGGCACCGACCCGACAACGGCCATCCACATGCCGGCCATCGTCTTAGCGGGAGCAGAGGCTCGGGGGGCGGGGACGACTCGATACTGATCCCAGGCAGGATTGGGAGGAGCGTCATTCAGCAGACCGAGTTGTTCCATGGACCCGGCCCCTGACTCGACCGAAGCCACCGTGAGATCGACCGAGAGCGTCATCATCCCGGTGACGAGGAACAGACCAGCGGAGCCGTAGATCAAAACCACTATCGCCAGAAAGATCGCATAAAGCAGTTGATTGAACAGGTAGCTATAGGCCCGACTGAGCCCGTCGAAGGCGTCGCTCGCTTCAGTGCTGATCGCGGCGAGCATGAGCGGCCAGCCTGATGCGACGCCGGCCACGATCAGCGCCATGAGCGTTCCGGAAATGACGGGGAGAATCCAGAGGGCTCCGACTGCGCCGTCACCGAGGACGGGAACCCAGGTCAGTAAACCGGCAATCAGATTTGGAATCCAGCAGACCGCCAAGCCCACCAGGGGGATGAGCGGCGCGCCGAGATAGGAAATCAGATGCCGGGCCGAGAACCGCAGGCTCTGCATGACGGTCAGCTCCCCTTTGCCGGCGAAATCGACCGCCGCCATCCGGGCAATCGCACCCCCAAACAGGCTGCAGATGAACAGTCCCCACAAGGTCACAATCCAGGCGGTCAGGCGGCTGGATTCGACGTTCGGGGTGAAGAGGATGCCTTGAGCGGGGAGCAGCACCTGTTGCACGGGCCAGAGGATTGCGCGGCCATTGCTGACCGCCGCGGCGAGGCTTTCCCAGGGATTGGTGACGACCTTGATGAGATCGACCCGGCCGAGCTTGTTCACGCTGTTCGGTCCTGCCTGTAAGGACCAGGGCCAGTTGGGAACCCGTCCCCCGTTGTCTGGAGAAGTCCCGAGCCAGAAATTGACGGCCCATAAGCCCCCCGACCAGAGAATCACGGCAAGCAGCGCCAGGAAGATGCGGCGATAGTCGATCGCCATACGAAAGCCGCGGAACAGGCGGAGCCACGGAATCCAGTGCTGGATGCGGGCGGCATTCGTCTGGAAGAATTCCTCTTCCAGATCCTGATCTTTCGGCGTTTGCGGCATACCGTGCTTCCCTACCTGATGCGTGACATCCCCGGTCGAGCGCGTAGTATAGTCGTCGGCCCGCTCGACGCGAGACGCCCGCCCTTGTTTGATTGCCCCGGACTGGAGAGAAGATGCCCTGGATTCAACGGCAGTTGACGTTACCCGCCTTTCAGCGCGGGTTTCATCTGGTGACCCCGACGGTGACTGCCGCGCTGCCGGAACTCTCGTCACTGCAAATCGGGCTGCTGCACGTCTTCATCATGCACACGTCGGCATCGCTGACGATCAACGAAAACGCCGACCCGGACGTGCCCCGCGATCTGGAGTCATCCTTCAATGCGATTGCTCCGGAAAGCTTTCCGTATGTTCACACCTGTGAAGGTCCGGACGACATGCCGGCGCATGTGAAAGCGGCCTTGCTGGGAAGCTCGGTTTCGATCCCCGTTTCAAAAGGGCGGCTGGTGCTGGGAA contains:
- a CDS encoding secondary thiamine-phosphate synthase enzyme YjbQ, whose product is MPWIQRQLTLPAFQRGFHLVTPTVTAALPELSSLQIGLLHVFIMHTSASLTINENADPDVPRDLESSFNAIAPESFPYVHTCEGPDDMPAHVKAALLGSSVSIPVSKGRLVLGTWQGIYLCEHRNHGGPRRLTLTLQGE
- a CDS encoding sigma-70 family RNA polymerase sigma factor; amino-acid sequence: MPFSCDLELLLVDPAPSIDRQYEEFLRLFSQNRERLFAYIFSLLPNHADAEDVFQRCSLLLWRKFSEFDVERNFLAWACGVALNEVRNFLRSAHRDRLRFDSSLVTQLSDHRLGALETSGENLKILQGCLEALKATEQDLVRVAYDGNSTLKDFADATGQALQTLYNRLGRIRRMLLECVRRKLATESLP
- a CDS encoding FecR family protein, giving the protein MTDKTLPQEFNSLIDALLNDSITPAQHAQLQAILSDNPTAQAAYFEYIELHLGLKRLTALSAGPAPVSVRASEVPGSHRRSRRPLRGWRLAGTSLAALLLLAAIVLPKIFPPPAAPMAVVEQQTVPARQAIFSQIANAELFGEMMPAVHSELPFGRQYALIKGQVELQFPQGAKTVIQSPAVFLVESPDRLNLKIGGCSVHAPAGAEGFQVVTPRSEIVDLGTRFFVGVNDVGDAELQVIEGAAKIQTSDGGERLTQTIVKGEAVKAGNSRPEPQRIPFESEAYQPQLPDRVVSYEAAPVGAGPAVRDLVNVTVQRGGITRQYAVDELIGVDVLHFAAGRNTHNVTWDREYPADPASTLSGDVALTTGLLNPGGRREETAATPIDDFRQRQGLAIQFREPIKNGPGPDVVLFEIQSPIYPAEGDHFRVSPLQPEAGLHEHRVDRFDITLKSRDARQVAPFRLSHFQNAPKSLDDLKHPEPRSTDSFALPFSALAVGIDLSDLGYPPESPVAGLFFEDAGDDEHYFDPVFIAGLP